In the Hyphomonadaceae bacterium BL14 genome, one interval contains:
- a CDS encoding DUF2336 domain-containing protein — protein MSTSSRLHKLADLAREKSSERRRMLLREVTDLFFEAPPAPASQTQAEFDTVLQTLAAQTAQSARAELAERFADSAMAPRGLLLQLALDAIEVAAPILSRSTVLKDEDLVAIVHERGQDHIRAIAGRAQVGERLSSAIVERADDSSVATLVSNPGSRLTRQTFEAVTQRAETSPVLQAPLVQRADTPADLLGDLMSVVESHLRDQITARFESLEPGVLEAALAASHQRLASRMAEDSELAEARRFIAAKRMRKELDGALLVRLLREKKRVHFCAGFAEMTGVDYVAARRALEHDSADGLAMICKAAGLDKALFVTVAVLRGSARDHAFAEARDLGKIYDALDPESARRALRFMKLRKDAEAA, from the coding sequence ATGTCCACCTCGTCCCGATTGCACAAGCTGGCTGACCTGGCGCGTGAGAAATCATCAGAACGCCGGCGCATGCTGCTGCGTGAGGTGACCGACCTGTTCTTCGAGGCCCCGCCTGCACCCGCAAGCCAGACCCAGGCGGAATTTGATACCGTGCTGCAGACCCTGGCCGCCCAGACCGCCCAGAGCGCGCGCGCTGAACTCGCCGAGCGATTCGCCGACAGCGCCATGGCACCGCGTGGTCTTTTGTTGCAGCTGGCGCTGGATGCCATCGAAGTGGCCGCGCCGATCCTTTCGCGGTCCACCGTTCTGAAAGACGAGGACCTTGTCGCCATCGTCCATGAGCGCGGGCAGGACCATATTCGCGCCATTGCCGGACGCGCGCAGGTGGGCGAGCGGCTGTCGAGCGCCATTGTGGAGCGCGCCGACGATAGCAGCGTTGCCACGCTTGTCAGCAATCCCGGTTCGCGCCTTACCCGTCAGACATTCGAAGCCGTTACCCAGCGCGCCGAAACCAGCCCGGTCCTGCAGGCTCCTCTGGTTCAGCGCGCCGACACCCCGGCAGATCTGCTCGGCGATCTGATGAGCGTGGTGGAGAGCCATCTGCGCGACCAGATCACGGCGCGCTTTGAGTCTCTGGAGCCTGGCGTGCTCGAGGCGGCGCTGGCGGCCTCGCACCAGAGGCTGGCGTCCCGCATGGCTGAAGACAGTGAACTGGCCGAGGCGCGCCGCTTCATTGCCGCCAAGCGCATGCGCAAGGAACTTGATGGCGCACTGCTGGTCCGGCTGCTGCGCGAAAAGAAGCGGGTGCATTTCTGTGCCGGTTTCGCCGAGATGACCGGCGTGGACTATGTCGCCGCCCGCCGTGCGCTTGAGCATGACAGCGCAGATGGCCTGGCCATGATCTGCAAGGCGGCTGGGCTGGATAAAGCGCTATTCGTCACAGTGGCGGTGCTGCGCGGTTCCGCCAGGGATCACGCCTTCGCCGAGGCGCGCGATCTGGGCAAGATTTACGATGCACTTGATCCGGAAAGCGCGCGGCGCGCGCTGCGCTTCATGAAGCTGCGCAAGGACGCCGAAGCGGCGTAG
- a CDS encoding peptide chain release factor 3 gives MTAEPAGPEWARRRTYAIISHPDAGKTTLTETLLLEAGAIRLAGQVKARGQNRRTQSDWMKIERERGISVSASVMTYDYKGLLFNLLDTPGHEDFSEDTYRTLTAADCAIMVLDAAKGVEPRTLKLVEVCRLRDIPIITFINKMDREAMEVTDLLDDIQDKLALDATPMQWPCGSGQRFRGVADMARDEFILYRRPSADDQEPVQSERFSLTGNSIAGELSDDELGELREGVEMARELCPPFIEQSFREGHLTPVYFGSALRRFGVRELLDAVAAIAPGPQPQAASGPAETLEPGGKEVAGFVFKVQANMDPNHRDRVAFVRLVSGSFRRGMKLKTDHGKQLTVSNPILFFASDREIADEAFAGDVMGVPNHGVLRVGDTLSESGKWRVAGIPNFAPEMLRRARLKDPLKAKHLKKALESLAEEGVTQLFRLQVGGEFVIGAVGALQIDVMAQRVADEYGIEVVFETCPFETARWLQGPQDKIDAFIDRHKTAIAEDIDGAVVFLAKSPWEVGYSQEKWPDVIFANTRERAT, from the coding sequence ATGACCGCCGAACCTGCTGGGCCCGAATGGGCGCGCCGGCGCACATACGCCATCATCTCCCATCCTGACGCCGGTAAAACCACGCTGACAGAAACCCTGTTGCTGGAAGCGGGGGCCATCCGGCTGGCCGGGCAGGTCAAGGCGCGTGGCCAGAACCGGCGCACGCAATCAGACTGGATGAAGATCGAGCGCGAGCGCGGCATTTCGGTGTCGGCCTCGGTGATGACCTACGACTACAAGGGCCTGTTGTTCAACCTGCTCGACACGCCCGGTCACGAAGACTTCTCCGAAGACACCTATCGCACCCTCACCGCCGCCGACTGCGCCATCATGGTGCTGGACGCGGCCAAGGGCGTGGAGCCGCGCACGCTGAAGCTCGTCGAGGTGTGCCGTCTGCGCGATATCCCGATCATCACCTTCATCAACAAGATGGACCGTGAGGCGATGGAGGTGACCGACCTCCTCGATGACATCCAGGACAAGCTGGCGCTCGACGCCACGCCCATGCAGTGGCCATGCGGGTCCGGTCAGCGCTTCCGTGGCGTTGCGGACATGGCGCGCGATGAGTTCATCCTCTACCGCCGCCCCTCAGCCGACGATCAGGAACCGGTTCAGTCCGAGCGCTTTTCCCTGACCGGCAATTCGATCGCAGGAGAGCTCTCGGATGACGAGCTCGGGGAATTGCGCGAGGGGGTCGAAATGGCCCGCGAGCTTTGCCCGCCCTTTATCGAGCAGAGCTTCCGCGAAGGCCATCTGACGCCGGTCTATTTCGGCTCGGCCCTGCGCCGGTTCGGCGTGCGCGAACTGCTCGACGCGGTCGCCGCGATCGCCCCCGGACCCCAGCCCCAGGCTGCGTCCGGCCCGGCGGAGACGCTGGAGCCTGGCGGCAAGGAGGTGGCGGGCTTCGTATTCAAGGTGCAGGCCAATATGGACCCCAATCATCGCGACCGGGTGGCGTTTGTGCGCCTGGTCTCGGGCTCTTTCCGGCGCGGCATGAAGCTCAAGACCGACCATGGCAAGCAGCTCACCGTGTCGAACCCGATCCTGTTCTTCGCTTCGGATCGCGAAATCGCCGATGAAGCCTTCGCCGGGGATGTGATGGGGGTGCCGAACCATGGCGTTCTGCGTGTCGGCGATACATTGTCCGAGAGCGGAAAATGGCGGGTGGCAGGCATCCCGAATTTCGCGCCCGAAATGCTTCGGCGAGCGCGCCTGAAGGATCCGCTCAAAGCCAAGCATCTGAAAAAGGCGCTGGAATCACTAGCCGAAGAGGGCGTCACGCAACTCTTCCGCCTGCAGGTGGGCGGGGAGTTCGTTATCGGAGCCGTTGGCGCGCTGCAGATCGATGTGATGGCGCAGCGCGTGGCGGACGAATACGGCATCGAGGTCGTGTTCGAGACCTGCCCGTTTGAGACTGCCCGCTGGCTCCAGGGCCCGCAAGACAAGATCGATGCCTTCATTGACCGCCACAAGACAGCCATCGCCGAGGACATCGACGGGGCCGTGGTGTTCCTCGCCAAATCGCCCTGGGAGGTCGGCTACTCTCAGGAGAAATGGCCTGACGTGATCTTCGCCAACACGCGCGAGCGTGCAACATGA
- a CDS encoding mechanosensitive ion channel family protein codes for MTANAQSDAAGNDLIARAETLWEIVVRVWETSFAGYNVGDGLVAIGVLALAFLVRGLFSHLVLRRLIEFADRSDNNLDGKVINALKGPIKLIPVIVGVYIAFTILDLHAQNAPINGTQLVETLVVIALFWALHNVVVPVSYLMGALRKALTPVMVDWLAKFLRILFVVIGAAAVLQIWGIPVAPVIGGLGLLGVAIGLGAQDLFRNLIAGLLILTEKRFVPGEWILVDGVVEGTVVEINFRSTLVRRFDRSPVYVPNSKLADNAVTNFTRMTHRRIRWIIGVEYKTTTAQLQYIRDKVLDYIQSHPEFAKPPEVPTFMHVDSFGPSSIDYLLYCFTITTNWGEWLKIKEELAFELKKIVEEAGTSFAFPSTSVYMGDGAEIFVPPAVRTHAGEPGDTAPLPEPAARGTADANEAGTSETASGEPASGEAESGESGR; via the coding sequence ATGACGGCGAACGCGCAGAGCGATGCTGCCGGCAACGATCTGATCGCCCGGGCCGAAACGCTGTGGGAGATCGTCGTCCGCGTCTGGGAGACGAGTTTCGCCGGCTATAATGTGGGCGACGGGCTGGTGGCGATCGGCGTTCTGGCGCTGGCCTTTCTGGTGCGCGGCCTGTTTTCCCACCTGGTCCTGCGCCGCCTGATCGAGTTCGCCGACCGCAGCGACAACAATCTCGACGGCAAGGTGATCAACGCCCTCAAAGGGCCGATCAAGCTGATCCCCGTGATTGTCGGGGTCTATATCGCGTTCACGATCCTCGACCTCCACGCTCAGAACGCGCCGATCAACGGTACGCAACTGGTCGAGACGCTGGTGGTGATCGCCCTGTTCTGGGCGCTTCATAATGTCGTGGTGCCGGTTTCCTATCTGATGGGGGCGCTGCGCAAGGCATTGACCCCGGTGATGGTGGACTGGCTCGCCAAATTCCTGCGCATCCTGTTCGTTGTCATCGGGGCCGCCGCCGTCCTGCAGATATGGGGCATACCGGTAGCGCCCGTTATTGGCGGTCTCGGCCTTCTTGGCGTTGCCATCGGTCTGGGCGCACAGGACCTGTTCCGCAACCTGATTGCCGGGCTTCTGATCCTGACGGAAAAGCGCTTCGTGCCGGGCGAATGGATCCTGGTGGACGGTGTGGTGGAGGGTACTGTGGTGGAGATCAATTTCCGCTCCACCCTAGTGCGCCGGTTTGATCGCAGTCCGGTCTACGTGCCCAATTCCAAGCTGGCCGATAACGCCGTGACCAATTTCACCCGTATGACCCACCGCCGTATCCGCTGGATCATCGGAGTGGAGTACAAGACCACCACCGCGCAGCTGCAATACATCCGCGACAAGGTGCTGGACTATATCCAGAGCCATCCTGAATTCGCCAAACCGCCCGAAGTGCCGACCTTCATGCATGTGGACAGTTTCGGGCCGTCCTCGATCGACTACCTGCTGTACTGCTTCACGATCACGACCAATTGGGGCGAGTGGCTTAAAATCAAGGAAGAGCTGGCCTTCGAGCTCAAGAAGATTGTTGAGGAGGCCGGTACGAGCTTCGCCTTCCCGTCCACCAGCGTATACATGGGCGATGGTGCCGAAATCTTCGTGCCGCCTGCGGTGCGCACCCATGCGGGCGAACCGGGTGACACAGCGCCATTGCCCGAGCCAGCAGCGCGCGGCACCGCTGACGCCAACGAAGCCGGCACAAGCGAAACGGCTTCGGGCGAACCGGCTTCGGGCGAGGCGGAAAGCGGCGAAAGCGGGCGTTAG
- the tatC gene encoding twin-arginine translocase subunit TatC, with protein sequence MGAPTDPEDEVEASRAPLMAHLEELRSRLIVTLGALTVGFVICFIAAEAIYNFLLVPFETAARQVRGDELELQLIFTAPLEFFFVKLKLALFGAIVLAFPVLAYQVWAFVRPGLYKNERLAFAPFLVAAPVLFTAGMAFVYYIILPFVMSFALGQEQAPVEGRASIQLLTRVSEYLNLVTTLTLAFGVSFQLPVLLSLLGKAGLLTSETLIKSWKYALVGIAAFAAFVTPPDPISQIFLGAAMFGLYGISIIAVKMVEPKPLDDEA encoded by the coding sequence ATGGGCGCGCCGACGGACCCTGAAGACGAGGTTGAAGCCTCGCGCGCGCCCCTGATGGCGCATCTGGAAGAGCTGCGCTCGCGCCTGATCGTGACGCTGGGCGCTTTGACCGTCGGCTTTGTGATCTGCTTCATTGCCGCCGAGGCGATCTATAATTTTCTCCTTGTGCCGTTCGAAACTGCGGCCCGCCAGGTGCGGGGCGACGAGCTGGAGCTGCAGCTGATCTTTACCGCACCGCTTGAGTTTTTCTTCGTCAAGCTCAAGCTCGCCTTGTTCGGGGCGATTGTGCTCGCCTTCCCGGTACTGGCCTATCAGGTCTGGGCCTTCGTGCGGCCCGGCCTGTACAAGAATGAGCGTCTTGCCTTTGCGCCCTTCCTGGTTGCCGCGCCGGTGCTGTTCACCGCCGGCATGGCCTTTGTCTACTACATCATCCTGCCTTTTGTGATGAGCTTCGCGCTCGGCCAGGAGCAGGCACCGGTCGAGGGACGCGCCAGCATACAGCTCCTGACCCGGGTGTCGGAATACCTCAACCTGGTCACCACGCTGACGCTCGCCTTCGGGGTCAGTTTCCAGCTGCCTGTCCTGCTGTCCCTGCTGGGCAAGGCGGGACTGCTGACCAGCGAAACACTGATCAAATCGTGGAAATACGCCCTCGTAGGCATTGCCGCCTTCGCCGCCTTCGTCACCCCGCCTGACCCGATCAGCCAGATCTTCCTGGGCGCGGCGATGTTCGGTCTTTACGGCATATCCATCATCGCGGTGAAGATGGTCGAGCCCAAGCCGCTCGACGACGAGGCCTGA
- the tatB gene encoding Sec-independent protein translocase protein TatB produces MNPGIGAPELLILIILALVVVGPKDLPLMVRKAGRFMGKMRAMARDFQRSFDELGREAELSELREEIEALKKSNPVNEIRAELKKAEAEALAESGPQSEPRPADIREHPRLAGRARPTAPAQDPGQTD; encoded by the coding sequence ATGAACCCGGGGATTGGCGCACCTGAGCTTCTGATCCTTATCATCCTCGCACTGGTGGTGGTGGGCCCCAAGGACCTGCCCCTCATGGTGCGAAAGGCGGGGCGCTTCATGGGCAAGATGCGCGCCATGGCGCGTGATTTTCAGCGCAGTTTTGACGAGTTGGGCCGCGAGGCAGAGCTGTCGGAACTGCGCGAGGAAATCGAAGCCCTCAAGAAATCCAATCCGGTCAACGAAATTCGTGCCGAGTTGAAAAAGGCCGAGGCCGAAGCTCTGGCCGAATCCGGCCCGCAGTCCGAGCCGCGCCCGGCGGATATTCGCGAACACCCGCGCCTGGCGGGCCGCGCCCGTCCGACGGCACCGGCGCAAGACCCCGGACAGACGGACTAG
- a CDS encoding Sec-independent protein translocase TatA, giving the protein MGAHWTGLIVVALLLLVLFGGRGKISALMGDMAKGITAFRKGLKDEDKPADRDETTPPSGALGSEAGRTAEPRREDERTGS; this is encoded by the coding sequence ATGGGTGCGCACTGGACAGGCCTGATCGTCGTGGCGCTGCTGCTGCTCGTGCTGTTTGGCGGGCGCGGCAAGATATCCGCGCTGATGGGCGACATGGCCAAGGGCATAACCGCCTTCCGCAAGGGCCTCAAGGACGAGGACAAACCCGCTGACCGCGACGAAACCACCCCTCCCTCCGGCGCCCTCGGCTCGGAGGCGGGCCGCACGGCCGAGCCGCGCCGCGAGGACGAACGCACCGGGAGCTAG
- a CDS encoding enoyl-CoA hydratase-related protein — MAWTSFAVTQDGPIARLTLNRPDKRNTMTPAFWRELPEAVMALSDEGRTRVLILEAEGPVFSAGMDIAVFTDPGALSTGSADAREAFLTAATALQDAFTAFERARFPVIAAVQGPCVGGAVDMITACDLRYGTDAAWLSIEETNIAMFADVGTLQRLPKLIPEGVARELAYTGGRLEAERAERLGLYNRVLDTPDALRQHVDSVAHEIAAKAPLAISGVKRSFLYARDHAVSDALEQAMVLQASLWNPADIMEAITARAEKRAGSYQALAPVRRMGRRAPDTD, encoded by the coding sequence ATGGCCTGGACCAGCTTCGCCGTCACCCAGGACGGCCCGATCGCCCGCCTTACCCTCAACCGCCCGGACAAGCGCAACACCATGACGCCGGCCTTCTGGCGCGAGCTGCCCGAGGCGGTGATGGCGCTGTCTGATGAAGGACGCACGCGGGTGCTGATCCTGGAGGCTGAAGGGCCGGTGTTCAGCGCCGGCATGGACATTGCCGTGTTCACCGATCCCGGTGCCCTGTCGACCGGCAGCGCGGATGCGCGCGAAGCCTTTCTGACCGCCGCGACCGCCCTGCAGGACGCGTTCACGGCGTTCGAGCGGGCGCGCTTTCCCGTCATCGCCGCCGTGCAGGGGCCGTGCGTGGGCGGGGCGGTGGACATGATCACGGCCTGCGATCTGCGTTACGGGACGGATGCAGCGTGGCTGAGCATCGAGGAGACCAATATCGCCATGTTCGCCGATGTCGGCACGCTGCAGCGCCTGCCCAAGCTGATTCCCGAAGGCGTGGCGCGCGAACTGGCCTATACCGGTGGCCGGCTGGAAGCCGAGCGGGCCGAGCGCCTCGGTCTGTACAATCGCGTCCTCGACACGCCGGACGCCCTGCGCCAGCACGTGGATTCTGTGGCGCACGAGATCGCCGCCAAGGCACCGCTGGCCATCAGCGGGGTGAAGCGGTCCTTCCTCTATGCGCGCGACCATGCGGTGAGTGACGCGCTGGAACAGGCCATGGTGCTGCAGGCGAGCCTGTGGAATCCGGCTGATATCATGGAGGCGATCACGGCGCGCGCCGAAAAGCGCGCGGGCAGCTATCAGGCGCTGGCACCGGTGCGGCGCATGGGCCGCCGCGCGCCGGACACAGACTGA
- a CDS encoding YcgN family cysteine cluster protein: MAPTEPFYETKTLAQMTQAEWESLCDGCGRCCTLLLEDEDGSVWRTSLACRLLDLKTVRCGDYANRHAKVPGCVKLTPDSIGKLGWMPDTCAYRLLAEGKPLPGWHPLRTGDPASVIAAGVSVKGTLISEALVDEDEQEDYITDRVL; the protein is encoded by the coding sequence ATGGCTCCCACCGAACCGTTTTACGAGACAAAGACGCTGGCGCAAATGACGCAAGCCGAGTGGGAATCGCTGTGCGACGGCTGCGGGCGTTGCTGCACCCTGCTTCTGGAGGATGAAGACGGATCTGTCTGGCGCACCTCGCTCGCCTGCCGCCTGCTCGACCTCAAGACCGTGCGCTGCGGTGACTACGCCAATCGCCATGCAAAGGTTCCAGGCTGCGTGAAGCTCACGCCGGACAGTATCGGCAAGCTCGGCTGGATGCCCGACACCTGCGCGTACCGCCTGCTGGCTGAAGGCAAACCCCTGCCCGGCTGGCACCCCTTGCGCACCGGAGATCCGGCCAGCGTCATTGCCGCCGGCGTCAGCGTCAAAGGCACGCTGATCAGCGAGGCGCTGGTCGATGAGGACGAGCAGGAAGACTACATCACAGACCGGGTGCTCTGA
- a CDS encoding PBP1A family penicillin-binding protein translates to MPIGLRLRRAALPIAAGVLLLLVCAGAVAGAVTWRWAFHDLPELPDNIDALWDVRMEPSVTVLADDGTVMAVRGPLYGRRVRLEEMPAHLPQAFLAIEDRRFFDHSGVDLHGLARSFWVNLRAGRTEQGGSTLTMQLVKNLVLTPERSLRRKLQEIRLARRLERRLSKQEILELYLNRVYLGEQAYGVEAAARRYFQTTTAELTLQEAALLASLPKAPTRLAPTENMEAALARTRLVLASMLDEGFIDPIAFMTASAIPAEVAEALLVPGDAQASGHPFDAAVAEALAILGEDRAIPDLVITTTIDLPLQRAAQAALNGVLDDQGEARSAGEGALVALGPDGQVRALVGGRDYRVSQFNRATQARRQPGSAFKPIVFAAAFEAGMNPATTFNDGPIDIDGWSPVNFGGQFLGRITIADALKRSVNTVAAQAGVGAGMTNVTGLAARMGLSTPMMPVPAMTLGAGEVQLLELTGVYAVFARDGRRRDPYLVREIRSARGELIWEADRANAGEPVLSVEHARWVSTMLQSVIIDGTGTRARVPGHTAAGKTGTSQNSRDAWFLGYTAHLTTGVWVGNDDDTPMDGVTGGQLPAEIWRRFMIAAHEGVEPAPLAAPAPRRRSARDEQLAAFYSSLSARFDAELDASGG, encoded by the coding sequence GTGCCGATTGGCCTGCGCCTTCGCCGCGCGGCGCTGCCGATTGCGGCCGGCGTCCTGCTGCTGCTGGTCTGTGCCGGCGCAGTCGCCGGAGCCGTCACCTGGCGCTGGGCGTTCCATGACCTGCCTGAGTTGCCTGACAATATCGACGCCCTGTGGGACGTGCGCATGGAGCCGTCGGTCACGGTGCTGGCCGATGACGGGACGGTGATGGCGGTGCGCGGTCCGCTCTATGGCCGTAGGGTGCGTCTGGAAGAGATGCCCGCTCATTTGCCGCAAGCCTTCCTGGCCATCGAGGACCGCCGCTTCTTCGACCATAGCGGCGTGGACCTGCACGGGCTGGCGCGGTCTTTCTGGGTCAATCTGCGCGCCGGACGCACCGAGCAGGGCGGCTCCACCCTGACCATGCAGCTGGTGAAAAACCTGGTCCTGACGCCCGAGCGCAGCCTGCGCCGCAAGCTTCAGGAAATCCGCCTGGCGCGCCGGCTGGAGCGCAGGTTGAGCAAGCAGGAAATCCTCGAACTCTACCTCAACCGGGTTTATCTGGGCGAGCAGGCCTATGGCGTGGAAGCGGCGGCGCGGCGCTATTTCCAGACGACGACGGCTGAGCTCACCCTTCAGGAAGCCGCCTTGCTGGCGTCCCTGCCCAAGGCACCCACGCGTCTCGCCCCGACCGAGAACATGGAGGCGGCACTGGCGCGCACACGCCTGGTGCTGGCATCCATGCTGGACGAGGGCTTCATTGATCCCATCGCCTTCATGACCGCATCGGCGATCCCGGCGGAGGTGGCTGAAGCGCTGCTGGTGCCCGGTGACGCGCAGGCCTCCGGCCACCCGTTCGACGCCGCTGTGGCCGAAGCGCTCGCCATCCTGGGCGAGGACCGGGCCATTCCTGACCTGGTTATCACGACGACCATCGATCTGCCGCTGCAGCGCGCGGCCCAAGCCGCGCTCAACGGCGTGCTGGACGACCAGGGCGAAGCCCGCTCGGCGGGTGAGGGCGCTCTGGTGGCGCTGGGGCCTGACGGTCAGGTGCGCGCGCTTGTGGGCGGGCGCGACTATCGTGTGAGCCAGTTCAATCGCGCGACCCAGGCGCGCCGTCAGCCCGGATCGGCCTTCAAGCCGATCGTGTTCGCCGCGGCCTTCGAGGCGGGCATGAACCCGGCCACGACCTTCAATGACGGTCCCATCGATATTGATGGCTGGAGCCCGGTGAATTTCGGCGGTCAGTTCCTGGGCCGCATCACCATCGCGGACGCTCTGAAGCGCTCGGTCAACACCGTGGCGGCGCAGGCCGGCGTGGGGGCCGGCATGACCAATGTCACCGGGCTGGCGGCGCGCATGGGATTGAGCACCCCCATGATGCCGGTGCCCGCCATGACGCTGGGCGCGGGCGAGGTGCAGCTACTGGAGCTGACCGGTGTCTACGCCGTGTTTGCGCGCGATGGCCGGCGGCGCGACCCCTATCTTGTGCGCGAGATTCGCAGCGCCCGTGGCGAGCTGATCTGGGAAGCCGACCGGGCGAACGCAGGCGAGCCGGTGCTCAGCGTGGAACATGCCCGCTGGGTCAGCACCATGCTGCAAAGTGTGATCATCGACGGTACCGGCACACGCGCGCGGGTTCCCGGCCACACGGCGGCGGGCAAGACCGGCACCAGCCAGAACAGCCGCGACGCCTGGTTCCTGGGCTATACCGCTCACCTCACCACCGGTGTCTGGGTTGGCAATGACGATGATACCCCGATGGACGGGGTGACCGGCGGGCAGCTGCCAGCCGAGATATGGAGGCGGTTCATGATTGCGGCCCATGAGGGCGTCGAGCCTGCACCCCTGGCCGCGCCCGCCCCGCGCCGGCGCAGCGCGCGTGACGAGCAGCTGGCGGCGTTCTACTCGTCGCTGTCAGCGCGCTTTGACGCCGAGCTGGACGCCTCGGGCGGCTGA
- a CDS encoding ion transporter — MTLALDPAPQPEGRIARFVASAGFRNTITTLILINAAILGLLTYDLPAGVVTVLDWTDRAIIAVFVIEIALKLLVQRENFFRSGWNWFDFSVVALSLIPDAGAFTVLRALRVLRLFRLFSVVPEMRRVVEALGKAIPGMGAIILVLTVIFYVGAVMGSKLFAGTHPQFFENLGASAFTLFQVMTLESWSMGVARPVIAEHPFAWIFFVGFIVLTSFAVLNLFIAVIVDSMQSKHFDAEDQRQQVAHDERIQLLDEVRALRTEMAELRSALRAQPPEASSSASKRADSDE; from the coding sequence ATGACCCTTGCCCTCGACCCTGCCCCGCAGCCTGAAGGACGCATCGCCCGGTTTGTGGCCAGTGCGGGCTTTCGCAACACGATCACCACTCTGATCCTGATCAACGCAGCGATCCTGGGTCTTCTGACCTATGACCTGCCCGCCGGCGTGGTCACTGTGCTCGACTGGACAGACCGCGCCATTATCGCGGTGTTCGTCATCGAGATCGCCCTCAAGCTGCTCGTCCAGCGCGAGAATTTCTTCCGGTCGGGCTGGAACTGGTTCGATTTTTCGGTGGTGGCCCTGTCGCTCATTCCCGATGCGGGCGCGTTCACCGTCCTGCGCGCGCTGCGGGTGCTGCGCTTGTTCCGCCTGTTCTCGGTGGTGCCCGAGATGCGCCGCGTGGTGGAAGCGCTGGGCAAAGCGATCCCCGGCATGGGTGCCATCATCCTGGTGCTGACCGTGATTTTCTATGTCGGCGCGGTGATGGGCTCCAAGCTGTTCGCCGGCACTCATCCGCAATTCTTTGAGAATCTTGGTGCTTCGGCCTTCACCCTGTTCCAGGTGATGACGCTGGAAAGCTGGTCCATGGGCGTGGCCCGTCCGGTGATTGCCGAGCATCCGTTCGCCTGGATATTCTTTGTCGGCTTTATCGTGCTGACCAGCTTTGCGGTGCTGAACCTGTTCATCGCCGTGATCGTGGACTCCATGCAGTCCAAGCATTTCGATGCCGAGGATCAACGCCAGCAGGTTGCTCATGACGAACGCATTCAGCTGCTCGATGAAGTGCGCGCGCTGCGCACCGAGATGGCTGAATTGCGATCCGCCTTGCGCGCTCAGCCGCCCGAGGCGTCCAGCTCGGCGTCAAAGCGCGCTGACAGCGACGAGTAG
- a CDS encoding ABC transporter ATP-binding protein, which produces MILDDRVLDVRAATVRFAPGRPAVDGADLRLTCGRVTALLGASGSGKSSLLRAIAGLERLDSGEIRFENKVWSGPGVHVPPEERRCGVVFQDYALFPHLSALDNTAFGLRAGDRAHRRAQAMARLKSVELERRAHAFPHQLSGGEQQRVALARALAPHPDVVLMDEPFSGLDRRLRAELRETTARALRESEAATLLVTHDAEEALALADTIALMSEGRIIQTGTPDSLYLRPDSLTAARLLGEVEVFDTAVSGGRAATPLGDAPAAGFADGSRVCVLVRPESVQVGRADAEGALATITERRAGVGQLRLVCHLADGDREIMARTLLSARHRQGDAVRLSLDPDAIHVIAASAA; this is translated from the coding sequence GTGATCCTCGATGACCGTGTCCTGGATGTGCGCGCGGCCACGGTCCGGTTCGCGCCGGGCCGCCCGGCGGTGGACGGTGCCGATCTGCGCCTGACCTGCGGGCGGGTCACAGCGCTTCTGGGTGCGTCGGGTTCGGGAAAATCCTCGCTTTTGCGCGCCATCGCCGGGCTGGAACGCCTCGATAGCGGCGAGATACGTTTCGAGAACAAGGTCTGGAGCGGACCGGGCGTGCATGTTCCGCCTGAAGAGCGCCGCTGCGGCGTGGTGTTTCAGGACTACGCGCTGTTTCCTCACCTGTCGGCGCTGGACAACACGGCCTTCGGCCTGCGCGCCGGTGACCGTGCGCACCGGCGCGCACAGGCAATGGCGCGCCTCAAGTCGGTTGAGCTGGAGCGGAGAGCGCACGCCTTCCCCCACCAGCTATCCGGTGGCGAGCAGCAGCGCGTGGCGCTCGCCCGGGCTCTGGCCCCTCACCCCGATGTCGTTCTGATGGACGAACCATTCTCCGGCCTCGACCGGCGTCTGCGCGCTGAATTGCGCGAGACCACAGCCCGCGCGTTGCGCGAGAGCGAGGCGGCCACGTTGCTGGTCACCCATGACGCCGAAGAGGCCCTGGCGCTGGCCGACACGATCGCGCTGATGAGCGAGGGCCGCATTATCCAGACCGGCACGCCGGACTCGCTCTATCTGCGCCCCGATTCGCTCACCGCGGCCCGGCTTCTGGGCGAGGTGGAGGTGTTTGATACCGCCGTGTCTGGCGGCCGTGCCGCCACGCCGCTGGGCGATGCGCCGGCGGCAGGTTTCGCGGACGGCTCCAGGGTTTGTGTGCTGGTGCGCCCTGAATCGGTTCAGGTCGGACGCGCCGACGCCGAAGGCGCGCTGGCCACCATTACCGAGCGCCGGGCGGGTGTGGGCCAGCTGCGTCTGGTCTGTCATCTGGCCGACGGTGACCGCGAGATCATGGCACGCACGCTCCTGTCGGCACGCCACCGCCAGGGCGACGCGGTGCGCCTGTCTCTCGACCCGGACGCCATCCACGTCATTGCCGCCAGCGCAGCGTGA